The following DNA comes from Pseudodesulfovibrio alkaliphilus.
TGCCGTCCTCGGCCTTGGGCAGCCATGCGTATGCCTGCTCCGCCGTGGCCGCCGGGTACATGGCCTTGAGGAAGCTCGCCATGTATTTGGGGGTGTTCTGCCACCAGGCTGCGCTCATGGGGTCTTTGGCTCCCTCAAGATGCGGCTTGGTCTTGGCGTCGATATACGTCTTGTAGTCCGCAAGCCCCGCATTGGGAGTGGCCAGATATCCTGGCAGCAGATGCCACAGCAGGGCGTGGTCCGTGGACCCCTGGACATTGGACTCGCCGCGCATGGCGTTGACGCCGCCGCCGGCCACGCCGATGTTGCCAAGCAGCAGCTGGACCATGGCCATGGTGCGGATGTACTGCACACCCACGGTGTGCTGTGTCCAACCCATGGCGTAGAGGATGGTTCCGGCCTTGTCCGGCTTGCCGGTGGCCGAGTAGAGCTTGTAGAATTCAAGCAATTTCTGCTTGTCCGCGCCGGAAACCGAGGACACGGTGTCGATGTCGTAGCGCTCGTAGTGCTTCCTGAGCAGGTTGATGACGCATCTGGGGTGCTTGAGGGAGGGGTCTTTCCTGGGTAGCCCGTTCGCGTCCCGCTCGAAGGCCCACTGGGACTTGTCGTAGGAACCGGCGTAGTCTTGGTCGTCGCCGTTTTTCGTGTACCCGGTGAACAGGCCGTCGTTGAAGCCGAACTTCTCGCCCACCAGGGTCGAACCGTTGGTGTGGGTCAGCACGTAATCCTTCTGGATCAGGTCGTTGTCGAGGATGTACTTGATGAGCCCGCCGAGGATGGCGATGTCCGTACCGGCGCGGATGTGGCAATGCAGGTCTGCCCTGGACGAGGTACGGGTGAAGCGCGGGTCGAGATTGATGAGCTTGGCCCCCTTGTGCATGGCCCTGGTCACCCACTTGAAGGAGATGGGATGGTTCTCTGCCGCGTTGCTGCCCATAACCAGAACGCAGTCGCTGTTGGCGATGTCGTTCCAGTGGTTGGTCATGGCGCCGCGGCCAAAGCTCTCAGCCAGGGCGGGCACGGTGGAGCTGTGGCAGATGCGGGCCTGGTGCTCGATGTAGACAAGGCCGAGGGAGCGCAGGATGGACTGGTAGGCCCAGCACTCCTCGTTGTCGATGGCGGCCGAGCCCACCGAGGCGATGCCGTTGCACCGGTTGACCACCTGTCCCTTGGCGTTTTTCACGGCAAAGGTGGCGTCGCGGGTCTGCTTGACCCGCTTGGCGATCTCGCCCAGCGCCCATTCCCAGGACACCTCTTTCCATTCCGTGGAATAGGGGGCGCGGTAGCGAGGGCGCGGGGGGCGCTCGTCGTTCTCGGCCAGTTGCCAGATGGACGCGCCCTTGGCGCAGGTGGACCCTTCATTGATGGGATGGTCGGGGTCGCCCTCTGTGTTGATGGCCCGCTTGGTCTTCAGGTCGGTGTTGACGATCAGGCCGCAACCCACGCCACAGTAAGGGCAGATGCTGGTGGTCTGTCGGCTCCACTTGGGATCGAGCATGGTCACCCTGTCCAGGGCCTGGGCGTCGGGAACGAAGCCCAGCCCGCTAAAGGCCGCGCCCACCGCAGTGGCGGCCGTTAGTTTGAGAAATCGTCTCCTGTTGATCTTCATTGGTACTCCTCGTGTTGTCGGTTGTGTCATCTTCCGCGAATCTCGCGGCTTAGGGTGAGCAGCAGACCGTAGCCATGGACTTTGAGCGGCGGAACGGCGATCGCCTCGGGTTCGCCCTGGACGGCCCATCGGGGCCGCATGTCCAGGGCGATGACCTCCACTGCTTCCAGACTGTGCCCCAGTCCTGAAAACGGGGACGGCACGGCTGACTGCGGAGATGACGTGCCTGTTTTGCCGGTTGACAAGAACACTCACACCTCCTTTGACAGTATTGAGCATCCCGCGGGAGCGGGACGTATCCGGGATTGAATGAATAAAACGCATAGAAAGGCCACCTTGGCAGACAACCCTGCGCACTGCGGGACAAACGCACTGCACCGGCTCTCACCGAGGCAAGAAAGGAAGGGGTTACGGCGTGTTTTCGGGAAAGATTCAGCCAGCGGACCGGACTTGAAGGCGCAGGTCTAGGCCTTGCCGGTCTAGGTGACGTCTCCCGGAGCTGGAGCCTCTGCCTGACATATCGGCGGCCTGCTCTGCGGGGCGGTGTATGAAGGGGACCAGACCTGATTCCCATGACGCACCAGTCAGAGTCGCCAGGCCATGACACGCGGCCCGAGGAACAGTCTTGTCAGGTTGTTGATGGGAATCGCTCCACGACGGAGCAGACGGGACAAGGAGGATGACAATCGTGTGTGCTGCAGGGAATCGCAACGAGGAGGGATGCTGCATACGGTCGCCACCCCCCGACGGGCGCGGCGAGGCAGGCCACCACCTCTGGGCGGGAGAGTGGCTCCGGCAGCCGTTTTCCGTCCGCTTGTCGTGCTGTGCATCTTTGCCCGCGCTCCTTTGGCTCGACTGCACCATATGCCCCTGTCAAAGGAATGCAAACAAGCCTATCAGTAACACGAATCGGCACAATTGTGCTCTTTTCGACACAATTGTGGGCAGCAAGAGAACAAAGAGGCACGGGCGAAAAGGATGATGGAGGGGAAGTGGTCGGACGGCAAACGGCGAGCCCCCTGCCGGGACTGAGACGGCAGGGGGCTCTTCACAAGGGGGAGGTGTCGCGCTGCTACGCTGCTGAGAAAGTCTCGCTTCGGGCGGGTGTCGCTTGTCCGGGAGCCTCCTTCCCGACGACTTGGCCCGTATTTGAAGAGACACATAGCAGAAGACGTGCCAAAATATAAAACAAATGAAATTGGAGTGTTACAATTCAAGAGAGGTGCGCCCCTTGTGCAAATGTGCAAGAAGCCACCCTGTCGCGGGGCGATGAATTGCACTTTTCGGCGTCGGCTTGGGGGGAAAACGCAAAAAAGCTGCCGCCGAGGAGTCGGCGGCAGCGCAAAAAGCGATGGGAAGCCCTTGCTGCTAGACTTCGGCCTTCTTGGCCACGGGCTTGATGATGGCGCCGTTGCGGATGCAGCGGGTGCACGCCTTGACGCTCACCACCTGACCGGACTCAAGCTGATGGCGCACCTTCTGCAAGTTGGGCATGAAGCGGCGCTTGGTCTTGATGTGGGAGTGGCTGACGTTGTGGCCGGTCTGGGGGCCCTTACCGCATATATCGCAAACCTTGGACATGGCGACCTCCTGGGTACTCTTCAATAATCGTTGGAGATTTTTTTATCCCCGCCTCCCGGAAGGCGAGGCCCTCCATGCTGCGGGAGAAATTCTTTACCGAGTTGAAGACCAAATGGCAAGGGGTTTTTTCTTGACAAGGGAAAAAGTTCCCATATACGAAGCATCGGTTGCCCGCGCCGGGATTTCCGGCCGCCGGGCGGAGGACACGATGCAGGAACATTGGATTGCCATCAGCGACATTCCCGCCCAAGGCCGGGAGATTGTCTTCGACGACCAGACGCTGTGGCGCCAGGGGTGCGACGCGTATTCACTGAAGGTCAAGCCCGGACGGGATTTGGTGGCGGTCTTTACAGTCCTGCCTCAAGACAACGGGGCGCTGGTGCGCGGCACCCTTGAGGGCTCCGTTTTTCTGCCTTGCGACCGTTGCGCAACGGACTTCGAGTTCGCCATCGACACCAGATACGACCTGTTCGAGCAGTTGCCGGGAGGCGAGGACGAGGCGGACGAGGAGCCCCGTGTGCGCGAACAGGGAGGCGAGTTGCAGCTCGACATCGGTGCGCTTCTGTGGGAGGAGTTCGCCCTGGCCCTGCCGGTCAAACCCTTGTGCGCCGAGTCGTGCAAGGGCGTGTGCCCCGGCTGCGGGGCGGACCGCAACACCGAAGTCTGCCAGTGCAAGGCAGATGAAGGCGACGAGCGGCTTGCGGTCTTCCGCACCTTGAAGCTAAAGTAGCGCTCCGGCATGTTGGCGCTTGCCAGCCGGTCCGCACTGCACTAATACGATCACAACCAGTTTTAGCGAGGTATACATCATGGCAGTTCCCAAGAAACGGACTTCCCGCTCCCGCAAGGGCATGCGCCGCTCCCACGATCACGTGGCTGTTCCCAATGTCGTCTACTGCGAGTGCGGCGAGCCCACCCTCCCCCACCGCGCCTGTTCCGTGTGCGGCAACTACAAGGGTCGTCAGGTCGTCAGCGGCGACAATGCCTAACACCGGGGCGCAGACCGCTCCACGCATTGCCGTGGATGTCATGGGGGGCGATTTCGGCCCCCAGGTCGTCGTGCCTGCTGCGGTCGAGGCCGCGCGCGACGGCATTGCCGTCGTCCTGGTGGGCGATTCGGCACGCATTGAGAGTGAGCTTTCCGGGCTCAACACCGCCGGGCTGGACATCACCGTCGTGCCCGCTTCGCAGGTCGTCGAGATGGACGACAAGCCTTCGGACGCCTTACGGCGCAAGAAGGACTCGTCCATCCAGGTGGCCTGCCGTTGCGTTACCGAGGGACGCGCCGACGGAGTGGTCAGCGCGGGAAACTCAGGAGCCACAGTGGCCTGCGGCATGTTCGTGCTCGGCCGGATCAAGGGCGTCATGCGCCCGGCCCTGGCGGGAATCATGCCCACCGAGAAGAACCCGGTGGTGCTCATCGACGTGGGTGCCAACGTGGATTCCAAGCCCCTGCACCTGCTCCAGTTCGGCCTGATGGCCGATGTGCTTTCCCGGTGTGTGCTTGGCGTCTCCAACCCGGCCGTGGGCCTACTCTCCATCGGCGAGGAGGAGGGCAAAGGCAACGCCACCGTCCGCGATGCCTTCGAGCTGATGCGTCAGTCCGACCTGCGTTTCATCGGCAATGTGGAAGGACGGGACATCTTTACCGGCGACGTGGATGTGGTGGTCTGCGACGGCTTTGTGGGCAATGTCGCCCTCAAGCTGTCCGAGGGGCTGGCCAAGTCCATGAGCAACATCCTGAAGAAGCAGCTCCGGTCGAGTTGGCTCTCCAGGCTGGGCACCCTGCTTTCCATCCGCGCCTTCAGGCGCTTCAAGAAGGTGGTCGATTACGCCGAGTACGGCGGTGCGCCGTTGCTCGGGCTCAAAGGTCTCGTGGTGGTCTGCCACGGCAAGTCCAACGAACTGGCCATTGTCAACGCCATCAGAATGGCCGCCACCAGTGTGCGCAACAAAATGCACGAACACTTGGCCGAGGGGCTGGCCGCCCACAGCGGGCTGGCTGGCAAAACCGAAAAGGCTTCCAAGGACGCGGCCTGATCAGACCCACTGCGCCGAAGCGGCGGGCATCCGCCGCGCCGCTTGACCCGGGCAGACCAAACGCTTACACCACCCACCTATGCACACCAATTTCATTCTCCGGGGTTTCGGTCATTATGCGCCCGAGCGTGTGCTGACCAACGCGGACCTCGAAAAGATCGTGGACACCACCGACGAGTGGATCACCACCCGCACCGGCATCAAGCAGCGCCATATCGTGGCCGAGGGCGAAGCCTCGTCCGACATGGGCCTTGCGGCCGCCCGCAAGGCGTTGGCCGCCGCCAACATGGCCGCTTCGGAGCTGACGCACATCGTCTTTGCCACCTTCACGCCGGATTACCCCATCCCCTCGGCTGCCTGCGTACTTCAGGAGAAGCTCGGCGTCTCGGGACAGATGTGCCTCGACGTGCAGGCGGCCTGCTCCGGGTTTCTCTACGCCATGGAGACGGCGCGAGGCTATGTGGCCCTGAATCCGTCGGCCAGGGTGCTGGTGGTGGCCGCAGAGGTGGTCACCAGCCGGGTCAACTGGGAAGACCGCGCCACCTGCGTCCTCTTTGGCGATGCGGCGGGTGCGGCAGTGCTTACCAACGGCGACGCTGACGAAACCCCAAGAGTGGTGGACATCATGCTCGGCGCGGACGGCGGCCTGGGCGATCTGCTCACCGTGCGCGGCGGCGGTTCGGCCATCCCCTACAAGCTCGGCCAGTCTGTGGGCGAGGAGTATTTCGTCGAGTTCCAGGGGCGCGAGGTGTTCAAGCACGCCGTGCGCCAGATGACCGGCATCAGCGAGACCCTGCTCTCGCGGCACGGCCTGGCCAGCGCCGATGTGGACGTGCTCATACCCCATCAGGCCAACTGGCGCATCATCGATGCCGTGGGCCGCAAGCTGGGGATTCCCGTGGAGCGCGTGTTTTCCAACGTGGACAGATACGGCAACACCTCGGCCGCGTCGGTGCCCGTGGCTCTGTCCGAGGCCCTGGAACTGGGTGTGATCAAGCCGGGCCACCGGGTGCTGGTTCCCACCTTTGGCGGGGGCTTCACCTGGGGCGCCATGCTGGTCCAGTTCTAACGCTCCGGCACCGGCCCGGGTCGCGTGATCGTCACCCGCCGGTCACGCCCACGCGACAGGAAGATGGCATACCCCGGACCAAGCGGCCCCCGAGTGTTTGCAGTCCGGGCGGGTTTGGTATATTGGGGGCTGACCAACGAGCTGACCATGAGGTATTTCGATGAGTGATCTTCCTAAAATCGCCTTGGTTACCGGCGGTTCCCGCGGCATCGGCCGCAAGGTGGCCGAACGGCTGGCCAGTGACGGGTTCGAGGTTTTCCTGACCTATGTGAGTCGGCCCGAGGAAGCGGACAAGGTGGTGGCCGCCATCAAGGCCGAGGGCGGCAAGGCGCGGGCCTTCCGGCTCGACTCCGGCGACCGGGATGCCATTGCCGCGTTTTTCAAGGACGAGATCAAGGGCCAGGGCACCCTCGATGTGCTGGTCAACAACGCGGGCATCACCCGCGACGGCCTGATGATGCGCATGAAGGACGAGGACTGGGACACGGTCCTGCGCATCAATCTCACCGGCTGCTTCGCCTTTCTCAAGGAAGCGTCGAGAATCATGGGCAAACAGCGCTCCGGGCGCATCATCAACATCACCAGCATCGTGGGCCAGATGGGCAACGCAGGCCAGGCCAACTACTGTGCGGCCAAGGCAGGGCTCATCGGCCTGACCAAGTCCGCCGCCCGCGAACTGGCCGGGCGCAACATCACTGTTAACGCCGTGGCCCCGGGCTTCATCCAGACCGACATGACCGATCAGCTGCCCGAGGCCGTTGTCCAGTCCATGCTCGCGCAGATTCCGCTCAATACCCTCGGGCAGTCCGAGGACATCGCCGCCGCCGTCTCCTTCCTCGCCGGGCCAGGTGCCGGATATATCACCGGCCAGGTTCTCGGGGTCAACGGCGGCATGTATATGTAATTGAAATAAAACAAAAAACAATCGTATTGGAGGAAAAAATGTCCGAAGTAGCCGCAAAAGTCAAAGAGATCATCGTGGAGCAGCTTGGCGTGAACGCCGAAGAAGTTGTCGATGGTGCCGCATTTGTCGAGGATCTCGGTGCGGACTCCCTGGACCTGACCGAACTGATCATGGCCATGGAAGAGGAGTTCGACCTCGAGATCGACGACGAGCAGGCGCAGAAGATCATCAAGGTCCAGGACGCCATCGCCCACATCGAAAAGGCTGTGGGCTAACCCGCCCCGACCGAACGCGACGAATCACGAGAGCGTCTTATGCACACATTGGTGTAAGACGCTCCTTTTTTCTTTTTCGAAAACGCAGACAGCACGGATATCCATTATGAACAGGGTTGTCGTCACCAGCGTTGCGGCCGTTACCCCGCTTGGCAACGACGTTGAGACCAGTTGGCAGAATCTTCTGGCCGGCAAGTCCGGTGTGGGGCTGATCACGAAATTCGACACCGCCGAGTACGAGACCAGGATCGCCGGCGAGGTCAGGGACTTCGACCCCACCATCTACATCAACAAAAAAGAAGCCCGGCGCATGGAGACCTTCACCCAGTTCGCGGTCTGCGCCTGCAGGATGCTCTTTCGCGACGCCGGATGGTCCATCCCCGAATCGGAAAAGGATCGGGCCGGAACCATCATCGGCGTTGGGCTCGGCGGTCTGCACAGCATTGAGGAGATGCACTCCAAGCTGCTGGAGAAAGGCCCGGGCCGCATCTCCCCGTTTTTCATCCCCATCCTCATCGCCAACATGGCCGCTGGCCAGGTGTCCATCGAGGCCGGGGCCATGGGACCGAACATCTGCACCACCACCGCCTGCGCCTCGGGCACCCACGCCATTGGCTGCGCCTACACCGACATCGTCATGGGCCGGGCGGATGCCATGATCTGCGGCGGCGCGGAATCCACCATATCGCCCCTCGGGGTGTCGGGCTTTAACGCCATGAAGGCGCTCTCGGTGCGCAACGACGAGCCCGAGAAGGCTTCGCGGCCTTTTGACGCCGACCGTACCGGCTTCATCATGGGCGAGGGCGCGGGGCTGCTGCTCCTTGAATCCCTGGACCACGCCAAGGCGCGGGGAGCCACCATCCTGGCCGAGGTGGTCGGGTTCGGCGCTTCCGGCGACGCCTATCATATGACAGCCCCGCCCGAGGACGGCTCTGGCATGGCCCTGGCCATGGCCGCCGCGCTCCGCGAGGCCAGGGTGGACCCGTCGGCAGTCGACCACATCAACGCCCACGGCACCTCCACCAAGCTCAACGATCTGTGCGAGACCCGGGCCATCAAAACGGTCTTTGGCGACCATGCCTATAATATCGCCATCTGTGCCAACAAGTCCCAGATGGGACATCTGCTCGGCGCGGCCGGCGGGGTGGAGGCGGTTTTTGCGGTCAAGACCCTGGCCGAAGGCGTCATCCCCGGCACCATCAACCGCGAGACGCCCGACCCGGAATGCGACCTCGACGTTTGCGCCGACGGACCGCGACAACAGCAGGCCGAATATGCGCTGAGCAACTCCTTCGGCTTTGGCGGCACCAATGCCTGCGTCCTGTTCAAGCGCTTCACCGGATAACAACAAGGGAGGCTGAACGGCCTCCCTTTTTTGATATAAAGCGGATCTCCACCCCGCATGGGACGGTGGGTGCGGCCGCCGCCGGGGATGAATGTCCCCGCGCCCGGAAGCCGCCAGAAAACCGGCCGCGCCGCATGAGGCGGTGGGAAGCCATTCGTATTCACCCCCAAAACGAGGTTCACACCATGGAAGAGTTGTTCGTACAAGACCCTGAAATCGCAGCGGCCATAGCCAACGAGATCGACCGCCAGGTCAGCAAGCTCGAACTCATCGCCAGCGAGAATTTCGTGTCCACGGCCGTGCGTCAGGCCCAGGGCAGCGTCATGACCCACAAATACGCCGAGGGCTACCCCGGCAAGCGGTGGTATGGCGGCTGCGAGTTCGTGGACATGGTCGAGGACATGGCCCGCGACCGGGCCAAGGAACTCTTTGGCGCTGCCTATGCCAACGTCCAGCCCCACTCCGGCTCCCAGGCCAACATGGCCGTCTACTTCGCGGCCTGCAAGCCCGGCGACACCGTGCTGGGCATGGATCTTTCCCACGGCGGGCACCTGACCCACGGCAGCCCGGTCAACTTCTCGGGCAAACTCTTCAACATGGTGCATTACGGCGTCTCCCGGGAGACCCAGACCATAGACTACGACCAGGTGGAAGCCCTGGCCAAGGAACACCGGCCCAAACTCATCATCGCCGGAGCCTCGGCCTACCCGCGTGTCATCGACTTCGCCCGGTTCCGCGCCATCGCCGACGAGGTGGGCGCGAAACTCATGGTCGACATGGCCCACATCGCGGGCCTCATCGCCGCGGGCGAGCACCCCTCCTGCATCGAACACGCCCACTACACCACCACCACCACCCACAAGACCCTGCGGGGGCCACGCGGCGGCATGATCCTGGGTGGCGAGGAGCTGGAGCAGGAGCTGAACTCCAACATCTTTCCCGGCATTCAGGGCGGGCCGCTCATGCACGTCATCGCGGCAAAGGCCGTGTCCTTTGGCGAGGCGCTTTCGCCCGGATTCACCGAGTATCAGCAGCAGGTGGTCAAGAACGCCAAGGTGCTGGCCGCCAGCCTTCAGGAGGCCGGATACAAGCTGGTCTCCGGCGGCACGGACAACCACCTCATGCTCGTGGACCTGACCGACAGGGACTACACCGGCAAGGACGCGCAGATCGCCCTGGACAAGGCGGGCATCACCGTCAACAAGAATACCATACCCTTTGAGACCAAATCCCCGTTCCAGACCTCGGGCATCCGGTTGGGCACCCCGGCCCTGACCACCCGCGGCATGATCGAGGAAGACATGATCGTGGTGGCCGAGGCCATTACCGCCGCCCTTGAGAACATCGGCGACGACAAGGTGCTCAAGGAGATCAGCGAAGAGGTCGAGGAGTTCGCCCGCGAGTTCCCGCTCTACGCATGGTAGATCGACATTGAACTGATTCGAAATGGAGGGAGCGGCCCGAGGGTCGCTCCCTCTATTTTTGCGCGATGAGGCGGGCGGGGAACAAGCAAGCTGCAAAGATCCACTGGCGGCTTGGTGGCGTATTGCGGCGCATCAAACAAAAATGGCTCCAGATAACCATCTGAAGCCATTTTGATTTTTCCTGGTGGAGACGAAGAGATTTGAACTCTCGACCCCTGCCTTGCGAAGGCAGTGCTCTCCCAGCTGAGCTACGTCCCCTTGGGTTGAGGCTTGTTATCGCTTTTTCGGGGCGGGGACAAGTGTTTTGACGGGGGCAGGATGATTTTGCGACCATGGCGCGGTCACAATCCAAGGGCGGTGACAATGGCGTCCACCCGGTGGGCGTAGGTGTGCTCGCCCAGGATGAGCTCGCGCCAGGCTCGGCGCAGGCCCGGCGTAGCCGGATCGGCGCACAGGCTCTGGAACAAAGGCTCGATGTCCTTTGGCGCGGCAAAGGTGATCGGCCCGGTCAATTCGGCCGGAAAGATGGAGAGGCCGGGATTGGCGTCGGTCAAAAGCAGGCCCCCTGCGCACCAGACATCGAAATGGCGCTGGGTCAGTCCGGCCGGGAGCTGCATACCAGTGACGTTGAGGCTGGCTCCGGCCGCGCCGTACACAGCGGGCAGGGCCGCATAATAGTCCAGGGGCGGGCGCAGCTCGGCGCGCAAGCCCGGCGCGGCCTGCCATCCCTCGTCGCCGAAGACGACGGCCTGCGGTCCGGCCCCGGTCAGACAGCGGGTACGCCAGAGGTGCCCTGCGGCCTCGGCCCCTGCGCCCGGACGGCGGATTTCGCTGCCCGGCCACAGAGGCGCAGGAACGCGCCGCCGCCACCAGTGATGGTCGGGCCGCTGGCCGTTATCCAGCATGGCCCCGGCCTCGGCCAGCAGGGAGGGGTCCGGGACCAGCCCGGCAAAGAAGCGCTCCTTGTGCGGAAAGGCGGAGCGGCCCACGAAGACAAGCCTGTCCGCAAGGCCCTGGGCGCAGTCGGGCAGCGGACCGGGCCGTGCAAACAGCTCCGGGCTGGTGGCCAGGGGCAGATGCCGCACCCAGTGCGCCCCGGCTC
Coding sequences within:
- the glyA gene encoding serine hydroxymethyltransferase — its product is MEELFVQDPEIAAAIANEIDRQVSKLELIASENFVSTAVRQAQGSVMTHKYAEGYPGKRWYGGCEFVDMVEDMARDRAKELFGAAYANVQPHSGSQANMAVYFAACKPGDTVLGMDLSHGGHLTHGSPVNFSGKLFNMVHYGVSRETQTIDYDQVEALAKEHRPKLIIAGASAYPRVIDFARFRAIADEVGAKLMVDMAHIAGLIAAGEHPSCIEHAHYTTTTTHKTLRGPRGGMILGGEELEQELNSNIFPGIQGGPLMHVIAAKAVSFGEALSPGFTEYQQQVVKNAKVLAASLQEAGYKLVSGGTDNHLMLVDLTDRDYTGKDAQIALDKAGITVNKNTIPFETKSPFQTSGIRLGTPALTTRGMIEEDMIVVAEAITAALENIGDDKVLKEISEEVEEFAREFPLYAW
- the rpmB gene encoding 50S ribosomal protein L28, with product MSKVCDICGKGPQTGHNVSHSHIKTKRRFMPNLQKVRHQLESGQVVSVKACTRCIRNGAIIKPVAKKAEV
- the plsX gene encoding phosphate acyltransferase PlsX translates to MPNTGAQTAPRIAVDVMGGDFGPQVVVPAAVEAARDGIAVVLVGDSARIESELSGLNTAGLDITVVPASQVVEMDDKPSDALRRKKDSSIQVACRCVTEGRADGVVSAGNSGATVACGMFVLGRIKGVMRPALAGIMPTEKNPVVLIDVGANVDSKPLHLLQFGLMADVLSRCVLGVSNPAVGLLSIGEEEGKGNATVRDAFELMRQSDLRFIGNVEGRDIFTGDVDVVVCDGFVGNVALKLSEGLAKSMSNILKKQLRSSWLSRLGTLLSIRAFRRFKKVVDYAEYGGAPLLGLKGLVVVCHGKSNELAIVNAIRMAATSVRNKMHEHLAEGLAAHSGLAGKTEKASKDAA
- the rpmF gene encoding 50S ribosomal protein L32, which translates into the protein MAVPKKRTSRSRKGMRRSHDHVAVPNVVYCECGEPTLPHRACSVCGNYKGRQVVSGDNA
- a CDS encoding beta-ketoacyl-ACP synthase III, whose amino-acid sequence is MHTNFILRGFGHYAPERVLTNADLEKIVDTTDEWITTRTGIKQRHIVAEGEASSDMGLAAARKALAAANMAASELTHIVFATFTPDYPIPSAACVLQEKLGVSGQMCLDVQAACSGFLYAMETARGYVALNPSARVLVVAAEVVTSRVNWEDRATCVLFGDAAGAAVLTNGDADETPRVVDIMLGADGGLGDLLTVRGGGSAIPYKLGQSVGEEYFVEFQGREVFKHAVRQMTGISETLLSRHGLASADVDVLIPHQANWRIIDAVGRKLGIPVERVFSNVDRYGNTSAASVPVALSEALELGVIKPGHRVLVPTFGGGFTWGAMLVQF
- a CDS encoding glycosyltransferase family protein, which gives rise to MVPRPARVRIVNELGNAQTLPDGPDQFEVLPGGPDAVFLGLGPDPARTAALFPNFPTADFLECPAMAEQVVGWAGAVPAGFTPLTPGGFTTERAASATVIRYRPGLKAFPSFYAPLAARAALAKARVAPSRDRGRPRTVWLPTAKGDLMTRELVLAFESRGFRVVTVEREGLERSPGTELPGMLAQDVPDLFLSVNFRGLEPFGLGFSLLREAGARVAVWLVDNPCNLLTGIKSGFWRRARLFVTDHSFIGPLIGAGAHWVRHLPLATSPELFARPGPLPDCAQGLADRLVFVGRSAFPHKERFFAGLVPDPSLLAEAGAMLDNGQRPDHHWWRRRVPAPLWPGSEIRRPGAGAEAAGHLWRTRCLTGAGPQAVVFGDEGWQAAPGLRAELRPPLDYYAALPAVYGAAGASLNVTGMQLPAGLTQRHFDVWCAGGLLLTDANPGLSIFPAELTGPITFAAPKDIEPLFQSLCADPATPGLRRAWRELILGEHTYAHRVDAIVTALGL
- the fabG gene encoding 3-oxoacyl-[acyl-carrier-protein] reductase, with product MSDLPKIALVTGGSRGIGRKVAERLASDGFEVFLTYVSRPEEADKVVAAIKAEGGKARAFRLDSGDRDAIAAFFKDEIKGQGTLDVLVNNAGITRDGLMMRMKDEDWDTVLRINLTGCFAFLKEASRIMGKQRSGRIINITSIVGQMGNAGQANYCAAKAGLIGLTKSAARELAGRNITVNAVAPGFIQTDMTDQLPEAVVQSMLAQIPLNTLGQSEDIAAAVSFLAGPGAGYITGQVLGVNGGMYM
- the fabF gene encoding beta-ketoacyl-ACP synthase II, producing the protein MNRVVVTSVAAVTPLGNDVETSWQNLLAGKSGVGLITKFDTAEYETRIAGEVRDFDPTIYINKKEARRMETFTQFAVCACRMLFRDAGWSIPESEKDRAGTIIGVGLGGLHSIEEMHSKLLEKGPGRISPFFIPILIANMAAGQVSIEAGAMGPNICTTTACASGTHAIGCAYTDIVMGRADAMICGGAESTISPLGVSGFNAMKALSVRNDEPEKASRPFDADRTGFIMGEGAGLLLLESLDHAKARGATILAEVVGFGASGDAYHMTAPPEDGSGMALAMAAALREARVDPSAVDHINAHGTSTKLNDLCETRAIKTVFGDHAYNIAICANKSQMGHLLGAAGGVEAVFAVKTLAEGVIPGTINRETPDPECDLDVCADGPRQQQAEYALSNSFGFGGTNACVLFKRFTG
- a CDS encoding acyl carrier protein, whose protein sequence is MSEVAAKVKEIIVEQLGVNAEEVVDGAAFVEDLGADSLDLTELIMAMEEEFDLEIDDEQAQKIIKVQDAIAHIEKAVG
- a CDS encoding YceD family protein gives rise to the protein MQEHWIAISDIPAQGREIVFDDQTLWRQGCDAYSLKVKPGRDLVAVFTVLPQDNGALVRGTLEGSVFLPCDRCATDFEFAIDTRYDLFEQLPGGEDEADEEPRVREQGGELQLDIGALLWEEFALALPVKPLCAESCKGVCPGCGADRNTEVCQCKADEGDERLAVFRTLKLK
- the fdnG gene encoding formate dehydrogenase-N subunit alpha, translating into MKINRRRFLKLTAATAVGAAFSGLGFVPDAQALDRVTMLDPKWSRQTTSICPYCGVGCGLIVNTDLKTKRAINTEGDPDHPINEGSTCAKGASIWQLAENDERPPRPRYRAPYSTEWKEVSWEWALGEIAKRVKQTRDATFAVKNAKGQVVNRCNGIASVGSAAIDNEECWAYQSILRSLGLVYIEHQARICHSSTVPALAESFGRGAMTNHWNDIANSDCVLVMGSNAAENHPISFKWVTRAMHKGAKLINLDPRFTRTSSRADLHCHIRAGTDIAILGGLIKYILDNDLIQKDYVLTHTNGSTLVGEKFGFNDGLFTGYTKNGDDQDYAGSYDKSQWAFERDANGLPRKDPSLKHPRCVINLLRKHYERYDIDTVSSVSGADKQKLLEFYKLYSATGKPDKAGTILYAMGWTQHTVGVQYIRTMAMVQLLLGNIGVAGGGVNAMRGESNVQGSTDHALLWHLLPGYLATPNAGLADYKTYIDAKTKPHLEGAKDPMSAAWWQNTPKYMASFLKAMYPAATAEQAYAWLPKAEDGKTYTWLQLFDAMSKGEFKGFFAWGMNPACGGANAGKNRKAMANLDWMVNVNIFDNETGSFWRGPGQDPKKIKTEVFFLPCAVSIEKEGSIINSGRWMQWRYEGPVPRGESKSDGHIMTELYDAIRALYEKEGGALPEPIKNLSVDMWKSGHDFDPHKVARLINGHFTRDVTIDGKTYKKGTQVPSFALLQDDGSTASGNWLYCNSYTESGNMAARRSKEQTPEQANIGLFPNWAWCWPVNRRILYNRASCDNTGKPYAPQKAVVRWDGGKWIGDVPDGGWAPGAKYAFIMQAAGLGQLYGPGREDGPFPEHYEPMETPFKAHSFSKELNNPAVLRFAREALAVADPKYPLVATTFRVTEHWQTGHMTRHTPWLLEAMPQIFVEMSEELAREKGIANGEKVMVESIRGSVWAVAMVTKRLRPLTVMGRTTHQIGLPWHFGWQMPHDGSGGDSANLLTPAVGDPNTGIPETKVFVANVRKL